The region CTGcatggttcttttcttttcaaatttaacCTCATCTGAAGTTACCCAGTTCAGTTACTTTGCTGGTTGTTTTTAAGGTGTGTGTTCCCTATGGGAAAAATGCCCTGAAGGCAGGCAATTTGCCTGACACTTAGAAGGCCCCCAGTCACGGTTATtaaatgggttaaaaaaaaatgaagaaaggcagGGTGTCTGTCATGTAGCACTAGCCAGTGTTTCAGCCTTGTCTCGGCAGTGGTTGGATTATTAAATCAagagagatgggctggggatgtggcttagtggtagagtgcttgcttgcctagtatgcaggaagccctgggctcaattcctcagcaccacatacacagaaaaagctgaaagtggtgctgtggctcaagttgcagagtgctagccttgagcaaaaagaagccagggacagtgtccaagtctcaggattggcaaacaaacaaagatatatatgaggcaaaatgtaaaatgtttggATTACCTGATTGGGGACCATAGCtctgaaggaaatgaaaatgtattctGGCCAGTgcttgtgtctcacacctgtaattctagtactcaggaggctatgatctggaAAAATCTCTGAAGCTAGTCCAGACAAGAAACAACTAACAgaaggccaggctggaggcatagctcaggccAAGCAAGCCAGTggtgcaagttcaaggcccagagttcaactgctagtactggaaagaaaaagaaaagacagaaaaagtatTCTATAGAGTACTTACCTTTCAGTGTTAggttttaaaaagacaaacttgTAATTCTTAATGAATGATACCCTTTTTCTCCTCTCAGTTTCGTAAATGCCCCTCCTCTACCTTCAGAACATGTGTTGAACATCTCAAGTGCTAGGGTTTAGTTACGGGGGTTGGGATGAGTCTAGGAAAGTATTTCTAGGCCTCTGGCTGTCCAGGGGCCTGAGAGGGCCTGAAATGGCCACAGCACCACCATACCTAGTGTCAGATTAACTGTGGTGTTTATTATCAAATTTTGTCTTAATGATTTAAAACTCCTTGGGGGTTCTTTAAAGCAaaccctttcttttattttcttgttgattgtggggctttaactcggggcctgggcactgtctctgccctgagcctctttgtgctcaaggctagtactataccacttgagacacagcaccacttctggtttttgagtggttaattggagattaaagtctcatggggacttttttgcccaggctggctttgaaccatgatcctcagatctcagcctcctgagtagctaggattataggcgtgagcctctggtgcctggctaaatcaaaCCTTGGATGTCTTagtcaaactgtgtgtgtgtgtgtgtgtgtgtgtgtgtgtgtgtgtgtgtgtgtgtgtgtgtgtatgacattgGTAGGTTTCTTTGGGATAATCACTGCTCGTTTCTCTTTTCTAGCTGGAAACTTTTGGGGTAGAACATTGTCTGCCATCTCCAGTTCTACAGATCCAACCAGTTACGATGGGTTTGGACCCTTCATGCCAGGTTTTGAAATAATCCCGTACAATGATCTTCCTGCACTGGAGGTACTTCAGTAGAGTGATGGTGCTTAGCACATagtaaatagaaattattttgcagggctggggatatggcctagtggcaagagtgcctgcctcatatacatgaggccctgggttcgattccccagcaccacatatacagaaaacggccagaagtggcgctgtggctcaagtggcagagtgctagccttgagcaaaaagaagcctgggacagtgctcaggcccagagtccaagccccaggactggccaaaaaaaaaaaaagaaattattttgcatTAGTTATGTTCTGTGAACATGTTAACACGAAAAATAACACTCCAGATGGCTAGGGACATGGAtgagttggtagagtgcttgcctagcatgctcgagGCCCTATGGCCAACACCCAGTACTGCAAGACAGACTGATAAAACACATTATatgattttgaaaatgaacttgcGCTAAGCCGACATTTCAGCTTTGTCTTAGTAATGGTTGGTTTGTTTCCAACACAGGGAAAACTATGACTAATCCCTGTACCCGGCCAACCCTATCAGAGTCGTGTCTTTCACAATAACTTGGCTGTCTTCCtgttttgtaaaattaaaaaaatggagtACCTTTTGGAGTAAAATGATAAAATGGAGTACTTTattcagtgatagcaggggtacaacacAGGGCCTTTGGTGTGTTAGGTATGTGCCCTACTGTTGATTTACATCTCCAGACCCAAATGGAGTACTTTTGTTAAAAAGTCTTAATATGGCTATAGCAGGCCATTTACGTTAGGTtttatctatcatttatttatatagtaGGAAAATGTAGGGATGTTGTAATTTAATGAGTCAAATTGTAAATTCAATGTCAGTGAGAAATATTAATGTTTGTGAGATGAAATACAAATCAGTACAAAGCCTAACTTcttatttttagaagaaaatatgtaGCATATGATTTCACATTTCCAAATATGGGAGAATGGAAGTTATTACAATTGATTCCTTCTTGTTTTGTAGAAAGCGCTTCAGGATCCAAACGTGGCTGCCTTCATGGTGGAACCAATTCAGGGTGAAGCTGGCGTGGTTGTTCCGGATCCGGGCTACCTCGTGGGAGTGCGGGAACTCTGCACCAGGCACCAGGTGCTTTGTGGGGCTGGCTGGCTGCCTTCTTTCTGCGGACAGGACCTTAGGTGCAAAGACTACACCTTCTGTCCGCTAGGGGGCGATGTCACCCCATGCTTCAGAACCTGGACCAGGAAGCTAACTTCTCCCTCTGGCTGCagaccttccttccttgctttcctggGAGCCTTGAGCTCCTCATCCCTCTTGAgcagcaccctcccccccacacttCCCCTTCTCCCACCAAAGCTATTACTATGAATTTTGTTTGCCCTTGACAGTCCAGAAAGAATCGGGTAAATCTGAAAAGAGAATGTTTTTTATTCCCCCAGAGTGTAATTGTAAGGCAGAAAAGCCCTTCAAACTCCTCACGTTTGCACAGGTGTTTTTTCCACCCTTTAGAGCTATGTCACACgggcccttggggggggggggaataaaggTGTCTACGGATTTTAATAGGACACCTTTGAAATTGTGTGGGGAGTTAAAATGTTTGCATAGACTGGAGGTCATGTCAGCATTCCACATTTGCCCGAAGAAGGAAGTGAAATGATGGTCCCCCAGGAAACGAGTGGCAGTTGATGTTGTGTTGCTTCCCAATAGGCCCTGTTCATTGCTGATGAGGTGCAGACGGGATTGTGCAGGACAGGAAGATGGCTGGCTGTTGACCATGAGAACGTCAGACCTGACATAGTTCTTCTCGGAAAGGCGCTCTCTGGCGGGTTATACCCCGTAAGTCTTGTGTCTGGCCTCTCCTTCCCCTATTCTCCTGAAATAGCCATCTAAGATATTTTTATATCAGCAGCGGCtatcactggggggggggggagggagtagcAAACAATAAGTAAGTACTTATAGCCACTGATTGTGACAGTAATGCCTTTTGAGTGGTTTTCTTTTACCAAGTGGAGTGTTGGCCACTGAATTCCATACTAGAAATATTTAAGGGTTTCATTGCATGACCCACATAGTTAATGTTGACTGAGAATGGGGTGTGTGGCATGTGGTTGGATGGGAGCATCTGGCCTTAGAGGTACCCCTGTTTCTACCTTTCCTTTCATTCAGTGCTCAGAGccattgctctactacttgtttGACTGAGGCGCTTAGAGTATTGTAGTTCTTTTCTTGGCCTTGCTTtccaaagccctaactggcactGGTTGGAAGGGCACTTCAAGGTCATTTCTGCTAAGTAGACTGTCTTGCTGAGGTGAATGCACAACTCTGTTTTCTGAGCAGTTAGACAAAGCTTACCTTTATGTGGTAAAGTATACCCTTGCAAAAACAGCTTTTCTCCCTAAGTTTCAAAACTGCTTTGTATTTCTCAGGTTCTTAATGGCACTTTGGGGGATAGGCGTAATCTCTTGCTTGTTGACATTTTTGCTGGGAATGTATTGTCTACTTCATGTAAATACTTGTGTTGCTGGTCTGAGAAATGACTGGGAGAACCGGCTGTCTTGCAGGTGTCTGCGGTGCTGTGTGATGACGAGATAATGCTGACCATTAAACCAGGGGAACACGGCTCCACCTACGGTGGCAACCCGCTGGGCTGCCGGGTGGCCATCGCGGCCCTGGAGGTAAACACTGCTGTGGCCGACAGGATCTCCTTTGAGCAGTGGTGCCTGAGTTTTCATGTGGGCCCAGGGTGTAAGGAGAAATTTATTAACGATGCCAAGTATTGCCAcgcaccgatggctcatgcctgtaatcctaggtacttaggaggctgagatctgagggtcagggtttgaagccagcctggggatacaaatcccagagactgttactccagttaaccagcaagaagccagaagtagaggtgtggcttctgtggtagagtgtcatccttgagGAACAAAACTGAGAGAACTTGAGCCCCTATAGCTAAAGCCCCTGTACTGGaacgtgatatacagaggaaaGAGATGAGTAGCAAGGCAGTCTAAAAAAGCTTTACAGGTGCCTTCCTAACTGATGGAGGTTTCCTTTGAGACTTTGGGGTCCAAGGCCCTAGCTGGTCCTGGTAGCACTCACACACTGTAACCCACCTACTAAGCCTCTCTGGCTTAGCAGCCAGCCTTCTAAGGAGTttaagggctggaggtatagctcagtgttcCCATGAAGTTAAGGACGTTAAGCTACCATGGCTGTTGGTGTGATTATCTATTTCCAGTGTGTATAGGACCTCCAAGGAACAATCCGAACGTCTTAATGTGTGTGTAATGTTTCTTTACACGTAGGTTTTGGAAGAGGAGAACCTTGCTGCAAACGCAGACAAAATGGGGACTCTGCTGAGAAATGAGCTCCAGAAGCTGCCCTCAGACATCGTAACCACCGTGAGAGGAAAGGGGTTGTTGAACGCCATTGTTATCAGAGAAACCAAAGGTACGTGGAGCTGCTTGTTAGTCCAGGCTAGTTTTTAAGGAAGTGGAGGTGGGGATGAGGTCCCTTGGTCCTCTGTAACCATCAACCAGGCTGTTGGCCTATGGGTCAAGTCTGTGGGGCAGAGTATCTGATTTATAAGTGTAATAGAGTCCCACACGAAGGCCCATTTGGCTAATATTCCTCTGAGACATTGAGAGGCAGGCCTTGGAGTTACTTCCTATTAGGTAGGCTGGAACACAGTCCGTGGGGTCATCCTCTGGGCCGTTCTTCTTCCCCTGAGTGCCTTGCACCTGGAAGGCTGTGGAGGCCCTAGCAGGGACGAAGGCACTGGTGGTAATGGCGGTAATAATGGTAGCTCTCACTCAATGCCAGGCAGGTGTTCCCCTGCACTGTGTATCACCCCCAAGGGTTCCTTGCCGGGGTTCTTCCTTTGAAAGTAGCGATTCAGCGGTGGTTGCACTTCAGATCACCCCCGGAgcttttgaaaagggcaagagccTGGCCTTACCCCAGAGGCTCTGGTTTGATGGTGATTCTGCCGCGTAGCTGGGCTGGGAACCATCCCTGTGAACTCTGAGAGTCTAGCTGTCACGCCTAGAGACACAGCCGCCCGTGGGACGTGTTGTGATCACTCACTTTGGATATTGCTCATTTTCTGGACCATTCTCAAGTTCCTGTGCATTAGTTCCTTGTGTAATTATGATTAATTGTCCTTAAATAGAAAGTCTGTAATATTCCAAATCTGAAACTTTGATCACCAACATAATGCCAGAGGTGGGGAACCCTGTACTTCACGCAGTAAGTTATAGTCAAATAAAATATTGTGCAAAATTATCTTCATTACTGTTTCAGATAAGGGACACTCAGCCTCTAACATGGCAGCCTTAGCACAtgtttttttcttggtatttttcttttatgaaaaacCAATAacagctggacactagtggctcatgcctgtagctgtagctactcaggagcctgagacccagggatcacagttcaaacccaccGGGGTAGACAAATATTAGagacttttttgtcagtcatggggctagaactcaggacctgggccctgtccttgagcttttttacttaaggctagcgctctaccactttgaaccacagaaccacttttggtttcctggtggttaatcggagacaagagtctcggactttcctgcctagactggctttgaatcatgatcctcagctttcagcttccttcttgagtagctaggattacaggtgtgaaccaccctgGCGTCACAGAGagtcttatctcgaattaaccagcaaaaagccagaagtggaggcatagctcaagtgtcgAGTATgagtcttgagtgcaaaagccaagtaagagcatgagactctgtgttcaagctccagtatgagcgtggaagaaaagaagaaaagaaatctgggtgctggtggctcacctgtaatcctagcaactaagtaggaggccgagatctgaggatcacaggtcaaagccagcccaggcaggaaagtctttgaaactcttaatctccagttcatcaccagaagactggaagtggtgctgttggctccaagtggtagagcattactagccttgagcgaaaaatctcaggggcagcgcctacaccgtgagttcaagcgccatgactgacaaaacaacaacaacaaaacaaaacagacacacaTCTGTctagttctgtagttctgtgagtaccagaaaaccaggagtaacTTAACTTTTAAGAATTACAGCAAGGCTGTCCCCAGCAGCTCAGTGCTTCCTTTCTCGAACAGGTGGTGGGGATTCTCTTTTTGGGGCTGTCCATGTTCACCCATCATAACCCTTGGCCTTCCCGTGCCGCCCTTTTGCTCTCCGTAGATTACAATGCGTGGGAGGTGTGTCTCCGGCTCCGCAACAATGGGCTCCTGGCCAAGCCCACGCACGGGGACATCATCCGGCTGGCTCCTCCGCTGGTGATCACGGAGGATGAGGTCCGAGAGGCGGTGGAGATCATTAACAAGACCATCCTGTCTTTCTGAGGCCCTGCCCGGGACGCCACGCTCAGCCTGGGCGCCTTCCATTCCACGTGtcttcagaactttttttttgttgagcACATACATAGTTTTAGTGGCTGCGCGGCGGGGTGACTGTCCCGTGCCCGAGAAGGAATGCCTCTCCAGCGCGGGCTTGTGGTGGACTTCCCAGGGTGAATGGCATCTGTCTGTGCGTATCGAAACGGCCTTCAAATCAAGTCCTCTGTGCGATTTAGACACTTTTTCTTATTATAATTTCTTTGCTGGtgtaaatgttttatatttgaaaaaactTACTAGAAAAAATCACATAAGAGATTTGCCTCATTTTATAAAGTTGAAGACTTGCTTCACTTTCTAACGCTGAGCCATAGTAATCACTGGATATCTGGTGACTAACGGCTCCGCATGTAAGATGCTAGTTTTAAAGAGTGAACTTTATATTGGCCAACACCAAGAGTGTATTGTATTGATGTcattattttgaattaaaaacatTTCTAAGTTATAGATGCTccattataatctattaaaaagtTTATTTCCACTACTTCTTTAAATTTATAATGAAGCTTATGTAAAATGAGTGTTTTGTGATCGGTGTTCTGTCAGGTGGTCCTGCCTGGTACCCCGAGTTTTTAAGCTCCTTGAACCCATTTtccccttgcttttttttctggcaCTTTCATTTGGTGATCTAGGGGAAAAATGGAGTAGAAAATCCTGAAGACAAGTCTCTAACACTTTGCTTCAAAGTGGCTGGCTTTTTTCTTGCACATATTTATCAttactttaaaattatctttacgtGATACTTTACAacttttctgtccttccttccccccataTTAAAAAATAGCATCATTTATctgattttctttataaaaaaaatttgaacAGCATTTTGTATTTCCATGTTAGTAATTCTAAGTGTTTCTCATTCTCAAATGATGGCAGTGTTGGCCACACTGGAAGCCAGCACGTGTGGCTGTATTGTAAGTTCATCCCATTGCAGAACCTTTGGGCTTATTTCAAGGATTTCACTTTAAATAAAGCTGTGACTGCTTCCTATTATAACATAATGGTATgagtgttttctttgtttctttcatttttattaacactttatatatatatatttcttggtGTGTTTTTGTGGAGTAAATTCCTTTAGAAAGGGCTTGCTGTTCAGAACAAATGAACTGTGGAATCGACTGGTGTCTCGTTCCCCACTCACGCAGATTTGGACAGTTCTGGAGGAGGTGACTGTGGGTTGCACCCAGGCCGGATCATTTCCCAGCTCCCCAGGGGTCCCCAGCAGTCCAGATAGAGAACCTCTGCGCTTAGGGATCTTATGCAGGTTCGCGatcacccgtgtgtgtgtgtgtgtgtgtgtgtgtgtgtgtgtgtgtgtgtgtgttcattccgGGCTTCCTCATTTGTGCAGGCTCATGGAGGCTGCCCGAGGGCCCAAGATCATGCGCTCGGTCATTTGCATTCTTCAGAGAAGGCGGgatgaggggaggaaggaggcttcCATTAAAGCTTGCAAGGCTTTAATGTGTGGGGCGTGGGGAAGTAGGGCAGCCTAGAGCCATCCAGAGGAGGGAGCACCTCAGAGCCAGGAGGTCAGGAAGGGTGGGAGGCCATGGGAAGgctagggaagggagggaagtacggaaggggcggggcctgctgctGCACTTCCGTAGCCTTCCAAATGGACCTTGCTGTGGACTGTTAGGGCTGTTGTGTCGTGTTCCTCATCTGTGAGGAGGCTGGATGCTGCCTATCCGGGCACTGACAAGgattgaaggaggaggtaaaagcCCCTGGCACTCTACTGTGGATGTTTTAAAAGAGCTGCTttagataagaaaataaattgtattcTGAGCCAATTAAAAACCATGACCCGGAACACATGGACACAGGTTATCCTAAATGACGTGTTCCACTGTGGAAGAGGCTGCGTGAAGTTTATAGCAGTTAAGTGTGAGGTTTGCACTCTCCTCCATGGGGCATTCCTCGAAGGATAGACACTAAAGGTAGGGACACTTGGAGGTTTAGATTTGTGCATCACAATGCTGCCTGTGCATTAAGAGTCATTAAGCTTACTTGCTTAAAAAAGTAACATGTCCAGGCTCAACCCAAGGGTTGTCTAGGAATGGATGTTTGGAGTCTGGATATTAAACATTCCTTCGGGAAGCCCAGCATCAGAGgctcgcacttgtaatcctaggtacccaggagacagatgtgaggatcacggtttaaagccagccagctaggaaagtccatgagactcttacctccaaacaaAACCActcctggaagtggtgctgtggctcaagtgctagagcaccaagccttgagcaaaaagacaaggAATAGTggctaggccccgagttcaggtcccagtacctgtacacacacacacacacacacacacacacacacacacgaaagtagGTATGCAAACAACACAAAGCTGCAGCACTTCCTTGGGGAAAGTATTGGGTGGGTGTGCAGGAATCTGGCTTAGGGTCTGCTTCTGCACGAGCTACTTTTGCTGAAGAGCATTGGCAGCTTAAATTGGGCtcatgaattaactaaaagcaggagaaagGCTTGGTATTCCTTTCTCTATTTTGTCTATGTCTTTACACGATTCTCTATTCTCTTGGCAATCACTTTACAATTACCTTGAGTCCAACAAAGACAGGACTGACTGGCAATATCTTTATGGTAAGGGATCAAAACTACCCCTGTAGCACAACCATCTCCTCTCAATAGACTGCCTTCTGGGTAACCAGGCCTCAAGGGATGGAGCAATAACATCCCTGTTCTGGAAAACAACCAGGCTTTCCTTAGACCACTCATTTGCATGATTCTCTACTTAAATGCAGAGCTCATGTCTCTCCTCAAAACGGCTAATACTTGTCTTGGCCTCTCCCTACATACACCAAGGAAGCAGATCATCTTCCTCTGCCATTCACCATGTCTCTGT is a window of Perognathus longimembris pacificus isolate PPM17 chromosome 2, ASM2315922v1, whole genome shotgun sequence DNA encoding:
- the Oat gene encoding ornithine aminotransferase, mitochondrial, whose product is MFSKLAHLQTVAVLRRGIHFSVASATSVAAKKTVQGPPSSEYIFEREAKYGAHNYHPLPVALERGKGIYVWDVEGRKYFDFLSAYGAVSQGHCHPKILNALKTQTDKLTLTSRAFYNNVLGEYEEYITKLFNYQKVLPMNTGVEAGETACKLARRWGYTVKGIPKYKAKIIFAAGNFWGRTLSAISSSTDPTSYDGFGPFMPGFEIIPYNDLPALEKALQDPNVAAFMVEPIQGEAGVVVPDPGYLVGVRELCTRHQALFIADEVQTGLCRTGRWLAVDHENVRPDIVLLGKALSGGLYPVSAVLCDDEIMLTIKPGEHGSTYGGNPLGCRVAIAALEVLEEENLAANADKMGTLLRNELQKLPSDIVTTVRGKGLLNAIVIRETKDYNAWEVCLRLRNNGLLAKPTHGDIIRLAPPLVITEDEVREAVEIINKTILSF